Proteins from a single region of Labedella gwakjiensis:
- a CDS encoding ABC transporter substrate-binding protein, with protein MQHTPRRSRRRLGIAAGTLVAALALVGCAGGGSGSDDAEQELIIGSQMASLPSLDTGAITLAGYEGQRLIGNLVYEGLTKRDVSDPNAAAGVGPALAESWEISEDGLTYTFSLQQGVTFHDGTDFDADAVVYNINRYTDENDPHYDAAVGTYYAVLNYVDSVEAIDDSTVAFTLTEPFAFFLADLYNVYFASPTSLDEDGNEGQAKNPVGTGPFVFDELTENQSISFTRNDDYWGDAAELDRITVELIPDPAARTAALRSGRVDWIEAAQPDDLASLEDAGFVATGNAFDWEWSWQLFTDVAPFDDIRVRQAMNYAIDREAIADDLLHGTAVPAYQFFAEASLYYDEADNIYSYDPDKAEALLAEAGYADGLDITVGYITAGSGSMQAKAMNEALQAQLSEVGINVTLDPVDFSGMYAALGEGNTGWNAANQAFSLEQPSSWSWSMLCGTNYFGYCNEEFDALHAEALVTSDDEERAALLTEAGHLQTEDAGWMYVVNDTAPRAMASYVKGFEQPKSWWIDFTGVSIEK; from the coding sequence ATGCAGCACACCCCACGCCGCTCGCGCCGCCGTCTCGGCATCGCAGCGGGAACACTCGTCGCCGCACTCGCGCTCGTCGGCTGCGCCGGCGGCGGCAGCGGTTCAGACGATGCCGAGCAGGAACTCATCATCGGCAGCCAGATGGCCTCCCTCCCGAGCCTCGATACGGGAGCGATCACCCTCGCCGGCTACGAGGGCCAGCGCCTCATCGGCAACCTCGTCTACGAGGGCCTCACGAAGCGCGACGTCTCCGACCCCAACGCCGCAGCCGGTGTCGGCCCCGCGCTGGCCGAGTCCTGGGAGATCAGCGAGGACGGCCTCACCTACACGTTCTCGCTCCAGCAGGGCGTGACGTTCCACGACGGCACCGACTTCGACGCCGACGCCGTCGTGTACAACATCAACCGCTACACGGACGAGAACGACCCCCACTACGACGCAGCGGTCGGCACCTATTACGCGGTGCTGAACTACGTCGACTCCGTCGAGGCGATCGACGACTCCACCGTGGCGTTCACCCTCACCGAGCCGTTCGCGTTCTTCCTCGCCGACCTCTACAACGTCTACTTCGCGAGCCCGACATCGCTCGACGAGGACGGCAACGAGGGCCAGGCGAAGAACCCCGTCGGCACCGGCCCGTTCGTGTTCGACGAGCTCACCGAGAACCAGTCGATCAGCTTCACGCGGAACGACGACTACTGGGGTGACGCCGCGGAACTCGACCGCATCACCGTCGAGCTCATCCCCGACCCCGCCGCCCGGACCGCCGCACTGCGCTCCGGCCGCGTGGACTGGATCGAGGCCGCCCAGCCCGACGACCTCGCGTCGCTCGAGGACGCCGGCTTCGTCGCCACGGGCAACGCCTTCGACTGGGAGTGGTCGTGGCAGCTCTTCACGGACGTCGCGCCCTTCGACGACATCCGCGTGCGCCAGGCCATGAACTACGCGATCGACCGCGAAGCGATCGCCGACGACCTCCTGCACGGCACCGCCGTTCCGGCGTACCAGTTCTTCGCCGAGGCGAGCCTGTACTACGACGAGGCCGACAACATCTACAGCTACGACCCCGACAAGGCCGAGGCGCTCCTCGCCGAGGCCGGCTACGCCGACGGTCTCGACATCACCGTCGGGTACATCACGGCGGGCTCCGGCTCGATGCAGGCGAAGGCCATGAACGAGGCCCTCCAGGCGCAGCTCTCCGAGGTGGGCATCAACGTGACGCTCGACCCCGTGGACTTCTCCGGCATGTACGCAGCCCTCGGAGAGGGGAACACGGGCTGGAACGCCGCCAACCAGGCGTTCAGCCTCGAGCAGCCGTCGAGCTGGAGCTGGTCCATGCTGTGCGGCACGAACTACTTCGGCTACTGCAACGAGGAGTTCGACGCCCTGCACGCCGAGGCGCTCGTCACGAGCGACGACGAGGAGCGCGCCGCGCTCCTCACCGAGGCCGGTCACCTGCAGACGGAGGACGCCGGCTGGATGTACGTCGTCAACGACACCGCTCCGCGGGCCATGGCCTCCTACGTGAAGGGATTCGAGCAGCCGAAGAGCTGGTGGATCGACTTCACGGGCGTCTCGATCGAGAAGTAG
- a CDS encoding ABC transporter ATP-binding protein, which produces MTVVLAASGVRKSFGDFTALDDCSFQLHAGRTLGVVGESGSGKSTLGRIVMRLLTPDAGTVQLAGDDLYAMGASRLRTARRRIQLVPQDPRHALNPAMSVGDNLRFQFAAQRLPRSTWNVRTDELLDQVALSRDYVHAWPYELSGGQAQRVAIARAIAGRPDVLVCDEAVSALDKSVQAQVLNTFADLQRETGVALFFISHDLAVIDHISDDVLVLNRGHTVESGPTRTVLADPQDAYTRELLAARSVVAAA; this is translated from the coding sequence ATGACCGTCGTCCTCGCCGCGAGCGGCGTCCGCAAGTCGTTCGGCGACTTCACGGCGCTCGACGACTGCTCGTTCCAGCTCCACGCCGGCCGCACCCTCGGTGTGGTCGGGGAGTCCGGGAGCGGGAAGTCGACGCTCGGCCGTATCGTCATGCGCCTCCTCACGCCCGACGCCGGAACGGTCCAGCTCGCGGGCGACGACCTCTACGCGATGGGCGCCTCGCGGCTGCGCACCGCCCGCCGCCGCATCCAGCTCGTGCCGCAGGACCCGCGCCACGCGCTCAACCCCGCCATGAGCGTCGGCGACAACCTGCGCTTCCAGTTCGCGGCGCAACGCCTCCCTCGTTCCACCTGGAACGTGCGCACCGACGAGCTGCTCGATCAGGTCGCGCTCTCCCGGGACTACGTGCACGCCTGGCCGTATGAGCTGTCGGGAGGTCAGGCGCAGCGCGTCGCGATCGCCCGCGCGATCGCCGGCCGACCCGACGTGCTCGTGTGCGACGAGGCCGTCTCGGCCCTCGACAAGTCCGTCCAGGCTCAGGTCCTCAACACGTTCGCCGACCTGCAGCGGGAGACGGGCGTCGCGCTCTTCTTCATCAGCCACGACCTCGCGGTCATCGATCACATCAGCGACGACGTCCTCGTTCTGAACCGCGGACACACCGTCGAATCCGGGCCCACACGAACGGTGCTCGCCGACCCGCAGGACGCGTACACGCGCGAGCTGCTCGCGGCGAGATCCGTCGTGGCGGCCGCGTGA
- a CDS encoding ABC transporter ATP-binding protein yields MTDTRTATAPAAGALPPDVPLALDATDVTVSFPGRGRSMRTVIDGIGIGLERSQVTVLLGESGSGKTVFARSITGMAPHGARVTGSSLFDGRDLLSAPKTVLRGLHGSRIGSVPQDPNASLDPMRRIGSQIVETLLQHKAVAGRAAAKARAIELLDLVEIREPERVLRCYPHEVSGGMRQRIAIAIAVSCDPELVVADEPSSALDASVGVKIVELLDGLRTRLGTAILFITHDIGIAARVASADHDRVAVMLSGRIVELGRASTVLSRPLHPYTRALIAAEPSADVERGRLAVVSDELRGRRDWGPLVEIEPGHAVSSDVAAERDAGIDSASPLEGSTR; encoded by the coding sequence ATGACCGACACACGCACCGCCACAGCCCCCGCCGCTGGGGCGCTCCCGCCTGACGTCCCCCTCGCCCTCGACGCGACGGACGTCACCGTGAGCTTCCCCGGCCGCGGCCGCTCGATGCGCACCGTCATCGACGGCATCGGCATCGGACTCGAGCGCAGCCAGGTGACCGTGCTGCTCGGCGAGTCCGGCAGCGGGAAGACCGTCTTCGCACGCAGCATCACGGGCATGGCGCCCCACGGAGCCCGCGTGACCGGCTCGTCCCTCTTCGACGGACGCGACCTGCTCTCCGCGCCGAAGACGGTGCTGCGCGGACTCCACGGCTCGCGCATCGGCAGCGTGCCGCAGGACCCCAACGCCTCGCTCGACCCCATGCGGCGCATCGGCTCGCAGATCGTCGAGACGCTGCTCCAGCACAAGGCCGTGGCCGGGCGGGCTGCCGCGAAGGCGCGCGCGATCGAGCTGCTCGACCTCGTGGAGATCCGCGAGCCGGAGCGCGTGCTCCGGTGCTACCCGCACGAGGTGTCCGGCGGCATGCGGCAGCGCATCGCGATCGCGATCGCCGTGAGCTGCGACCCCGAACTCGTCGTCGCGGACGAACCGTCGAGCGCGCTCGACGCATCGGTCGGCGTCAAGATCGTCGAGCTCCTCGACGGCCTCCGGACGCGCCTCGGCACCGCGATCCTCTTCATCACCCACGACATCGGGATCGCCGCCCGCGTCGCGAGCGCCGACCACGACCGCGTCGCCGTCATGCTGTCCGGCCGCATCGTCGAGCTCGGCCGCGCCTCCACGGTGCTCTCCCGCCCGCTGCACCCGTACACACGAGCGCTCATCGCCGCCGAGCCGAGCGCCGACGTGGAGCGCGGGCGGCTCGCCGTGGTCTCGGACGAGCTCCGCGGTCGCCGCGACTGGGGCCCGCTCGTCGAGATCGAACCGGGCCACGCGGTCTCGAGCGACGTCGCCGCGGAACGCGATGCCGGCATCGATTCAGCGTCGCCTCTCGAAGGGAGCACCCGATGA
- a CDS encoding ABC transporter permease: MITDPRTTSASALTPTPGAPTPSGPAATGSPAGEGGRFVRRRLLSRMPLRSRVALGAVSLIALGVVLAPVLPFADPYAADLGSRLLGFGQDGHLLGTDSQGRDLLSRLVYGTRTSLVAGVVPILIATAIGLAIGITAGFSGRVANLLLMRFVDILFAFPGVLLALLLALTLGNGLGTLILALTAVWIAPVARIAETEVARVKELDFVTAARSSGAGLVPILWKQILPVALPAVVAYSTSLVGANVAIAGGLGFIGLGVPSPQAELGSILQEMQAAVYTNPSLALAPVIVILALSVMFPLVGDGIRDAIAGRGRES, translated from the coding sequence ATGATCACCGATCCCCGCACCACGTCGGCGAGTGCCCTCACGCCCACACCGGGTGCGCCGACGCCCTCGGGACCGGCCGCGACTGGTTCGCCCGCGGGAGAGGGCGGACGCTTCGTGCGCCGCCGACTCCTGTCCCGCATGCCGTTGCGTTCGCGTGTCGCCCTCGGCGCCGTGTCCCTCATCGCCCTCGGCGTCGTGCTCGCCCCCGTGCTGCCGTTCGCCGATCCGTACGCCGCCGACCTCGGCTCGCGTCTCCTCGGCTTCGGGCAGGACGGGCACCTGCTCGGCACCGATTCGCAGGGACGCGACCTGCTGTCGCGGCTCGTCTACGGCACGCGCACCTCGCTCGTCGCGGGCGTCGTCCCCATCCTCATCGCCACGGCGATCGGGCTCGCGATCGGCATCACCGCCGGCTTCTCCGGCCGCGTCGCGAACCTCCTCCTCATGCGCTTCGTCGACATCCTGTTCGCCTTCCCCGGCGTGCTGCTCGCGCTGCTCCTGGCGCTCACCCTCGGCAACGGGCTCGGGACGCTCATCCTCGCCCTCACGGCCGTGTGGATCGCGCCCGTCGCGCGCATCGCCGAGACGGAGGTGGCGCGCGTCAAGGAGCTGGACTTCGTCACGGCGGCCCGGTCGAGCGGCGCGGGGCTCGTGCCCATCCTGTGGAAGCAGATCCTGCCCGTCGCCCTGCCCGCGGTCGTCGCGTACTCGACGTCGCTCGTCGGCGCGAACGTCGCGATCGCCGGAGGGCTCGGCTTCATCGGTCTCGGCGTCCCGTCGCCGCAGGCCGAGCTCGGATCGATCCTGCAGGAGATGCAGGCCGCCGTGTACACGAACCCGTCCCTCGCGCTCGCGCCCGTCATCGTCATCCTCGCCCTCTCGGTGATGTTCCCCCTCGTCGGGGACGGCATCCGGGACGCGATCGCCGGACGCGGAAGGGAATCCTGA
- a CDS encoding ABC transporter permease, with the protein MEYKIAPTRERPRTAALGGFTRNRFVRFVAGRLAFTAVTAIFVAVVVFFAIRLIPGDPALLILGLDSTPEERDELRGVMGLDRPLILQFVDWAIRVLGGDLGYAYSQSRDVVDVVAPALANTLLLGGAASLLAIVIGLVMGNLATSRSRILRRTTDWFEAIFLSAPQYTVALILLICFAVLLPLFPAGGLSSRGSDGVGALAAHLALPAISLALAPGAQMARSLKTSISALQSTELLPALEARGLSPLRLAVHSHHNALPPMITVLGIQVGGMLGGALFVEQIFSIPGLGALIVQSVNLRDYQLVQGVALVIALIFVLVLLVADVVNALLDPRIRVGKV; encoded by the coding sequence CGCGTTCACGGCCGTCACCGCGATCTTCGTGGCCGTCGTCGTCTTCTTCGCGATCCGCCTGATCCCGGGAGATCCCGCGCTCCTCATCCTCGGTCTCGACAGCACCCCGGAGGAACGGGACGAGCTCCGCGGCGTCATGGGGCTCGACCGGCCGCTCATCCTCCAGTTCGTCGACTGGGCGATCCGCGTGCTCGGCGGCGACCTCGGCTACGCGTACAGCCAGTCGCGCGACGTCGTGGACGTGGTGGCTCCGGCCCTCGCCAACACCCTGCTGCTCGGCGGTGCCGCGAGCCTCCTCGCGATCGTCATCGGACTCGTGATGGGCAACCTCGCGACCTCCCGGTCCCGGATCCTCCGCCGCACGACCGACTGGTTCGAGGCGATCTTCCTCTCGGCGCCCCAGTACACGGTCGCGCTCATCCTCCTCATCTGCTTCGCCGTGCTCCTCCCGCTGTTCCCCGCCGGCGGGCTCAGCAGCCGCGGATCCGATGGCGTCGGCGCCCTCGCGGCGCACCTCGCGCTTCCCGCGATCAGCCTCGCGCTCGCGCCGGGCGCTCAGATGGCCCGCTCGCTCAAGACGTCGATCAGCGCCCTGCAGTCGACCGAGCTGCTGCCGGCTCTCGAGGCGCGCGGGCTGTCGCCGCTGCGGCTCGCCGTGCACAGCCACCACAACGCGCTGCCGCCCATGATCACGGTGCTGGGCATCCAGGTGGGCGGCATGCTCGGCGGCGCTCTCTTCGTGGAACAGATCTTCAGCATCCCGGGCCTCGGCGCCCTCATCGTGCAGTCGGTCAACCTCCGCGACTACCAGCTCGTGCAGGGCGTCGCACTCGTGATCGCCCTCATCTTCGTGCTCGTGCTGCTCGTGGCCGACGTCGTGAACGCCCTGCTCGACCCCCGCATCCGAGTCGGAAAGGTCTGA